The proteins below are encoded in one region of Vicinamibacterales bacterium:
- a CDS encoding response regulator, translating into MAHTVLIVDDYPDTLELLELTLRLEGYGTILASTGFDAVRLAQADHPDIVIMDIFLPQMDGIAASLAIKATVGLEHVPIIGYTARTGLPGNDTAVFDAVLPKPCSPDVLLGTLSKLLAGRRPVAAS; encoded by the coding sequence ATGGCCCATACCGTCTTGATCGTGGACGACTACCCGGACACGTTGGAGCTGTTGGAGCTGACGCTCAGGCTCGAAGGCTACGGGACCATCCTGGCCTCGACCGGGTTCGACGCCGTGCGGCTCGCCCAGGCCGACCACCCCGACATCGTCATCATGGACATCTTCCTGCCGCAGATGGACGGCATCGCGGCCTCCCTGGCGATCAAGGCGACCGTAGGGCTGGAACACGTACCCATCATCGGCTACACGGCGCGCACCGGACTCCCTGGCAACGACACAGCCGTGTTCGACGCGGTTCTTCCAAAACCATGCTCGCCCGACGTCCTCCTTGGCACACTCTCGAAGTTGCTCGCGGGTAGACGACCGGTTGCGGCTTCCTGA
- a CDS encoding TetR/AcrR family transcriptional regulator: MTQYLKSDVRARIDDAALEVFAREGVERATMAAIARAAGISTGNVYHYYRNKNDLFQAVVGDTFVRQFQRLLRRRIKTLDGVPDVRTLGAGSPFHVAAEELLAFGIEHRLRVVILLGRAAGTRHAGFGSELVRTLQRLAVAHFRGLEPALAVTPALRSALERIYRHWVDTLVEILVTHQSSAAIREAVGLFSAYHLAGLEALFGARAGAHQA; encoded by the coding sequence ATGACCCAGTATCTCAAGTCGGACGTTCGGGCGCGCATCGACGACGCGGCGCTGGAGGTGTTCGCTCGCGAGGGCGTCGAACGGGCGACGATGGCCGCGATCGCGCGGGCGGCGGGTATCTCGACCGGCAACGTGTACCACTACTACCGCAACAAGAACGACCTGTTCCAGGCGGTGGTGGGCGACACGTTCGTGCGACAGTTCCAGCGCCTCCTTCGGCGCCGGATCAAGACGCTCGACGGAGTCCCCGACGTGCGGACACTCGGCGCCGGCTCGCCATTCCACGTCGCCGCGGAAGAACTCCTCGCCTTCGGCATCGAGCATCGTCTGCGGGTCGTCATTCTGCTCGGCCGCGCGGCCGGCACCCGGCATGCCGGCTTCGGCAGTGAACTCGTCCGAACGCTCCAGCGGCTGGCCGTCGCCCACTTTCGAGGCCTCGAGCCGGCGCTCGCGGTCACTCCGGCGCTCCGCTCTGCGCTCGAGCGCATCTATCGGCATTGGGTCGACACGCTCGTCGAGATTCTCGTGACACATCAATCTTCGGCCGCCATTCGCGAGGCGGTCGGGCTCTTCTCGGCCTACCACCTCGCCGGACTCGAAGCGCTCTTCGGCGCGCGGGCCGGGGCTCACCAGGCGTAG
- a CDS encoding SDR family oxidoreductase, which yields MSNQILVLGASGRVGGFLARELRRRGERPVAAVRHPERLPHGAALETIRFDFDDEATFRPALEGIERVFLIARPGDEHADRTALPFIDEMRRAGVRAVVNLTAMGVDRLPGNALNTVERSLEASGMAFTHLRPNFFMQIFAAEPLLGGLRQTGLLQIPAGDATLSFIDARDIADVAAEALLNPVHEGQAYTLTGGEALDHGQVAAAISSATGRPCRYVAIDEEAARAAMAAGGFPPDRVERLIGFYRLVRSGACSPVSNAVEQILGRPPRGFDQFARDNGHIWKDEG from the coding sequence ATGTCGAACCAAATACTCGTGCTCGGGGCGAGCGGACGAGTCGGCGGATTCCTGGCCCGTGAACTGCGGAGGAGGGGTGAACGGCCGGTTGCAGCCGTCCGGCATCCCGAGCGGTTGCCGCACGGTGCGGCGCTCGAGACCATCCGCTTCGATTTCGATGACGAGGCGACGTTCCGGCCGGCGCTCGAGGGTATCGAGCGGGTGTTCTTGATCGCCCGGCCAGGCGACGAGCACGCAGACCGCACAGCGCTGCCATTCATCGATGAGATGCGCCGGGCGGGTGTGCGCGCGGTGGTCAACCTGACGGCCATGGGCGTGGATCGGCTCCCCGGGAACGCCCTGAACACCGTCGAGCGCAGCCTCGAAGCGTCCGGCATGGCCTTCACCCATCTGCGCCCGAACTTCTTCATGCAGATCTTCGCCGCAGAGCCGTTGCTCGGCGGCCTGCGACAAACGGGCCTGCTGCAGATTCCCGCAGGGGACGCCACACTCTCGTTCATCGACGCCCGGGACATTGCCGATGTTGCCGCGGAAGCACTGCTGAATCCGGTCCACGAGGGCCAGGCGTACACCTTGACCGGCGGCGAGGCACTCGACCACGGCCAGGTTGCCGCGGCCATCTCGAGCGCGACCGGCCGTCCATGCCGCTACGTGGCCATCGACGAAGAAGCCGCCCGCGCGGCCATGGCCGCAGGCGGCTTTCCGCCGGACCGGGTCGAACGATTGATCGGGTTCTACCGGTTGGTCCGCTCCGGCGCATGCAGCCCGGTCTCGAACGCGGTCGAGCAGATCCTGGGTCGCCCGCCGCGGGGCTTCGACCAGTTCGCGAGGGACAATGGACACATCTGGAAGGATGAAGGATGA
- a CDS encoding glycoside hydrolase family 2 TIM barrel-domain containing protein has product MNRSVPWCTACLLLCLAGAGQAVAASGDGSKGLQSPTNDRVISTAEVRMTVALARGWRFLRDDSLTEDAALVATGASWQEVSLPHTWNAIDAASTTATTPYKRGPGWYRLAFKGPLRGVRHWLQFDGASIVADVWLNGKKLGQHKGAFTAFRFDVTNMLRAGENALLVRTDNSAPKTDMDPTAIAPLGGDFNMSGGLYRDVSLVSTIGDAHLGLDDFASSGVFGRTASVTSGIATVNVRARLTNDSNRDGAYVVRAALVDAGGRLAGLAQKGVSIDAGTNSDVAQDIVVPHARLWQGISDPYLYKLVVELADGGGAVMDRVVQDFGIRQMSFDPNDGFFLNGTSTPLHGVAMHQDHVGKGWAISERDTDASLALIKELGANTVRLAHYPHSQYTLRQADKLGLVVWAEVPFVNGSTLGCSTADATSAFMGNLKQQLQELIRQQYNHASIAVWSIGNETTMSQTMGCGGKTGKDNVTPVLRELQAVARAEDSSRATTMADLNEGMLNLGGFIPVGGISDTWALNRYFMWYYGASADELGRNLDELHAKYPRQPIGVSEYGAGAALSDHTDNPLGGPVGSFNMGVPRVYQPEEYAAYVHEQNYGVLASRKYVWGTYLWNMFDFGSGIRNEGDLRGVNTKGLVTFDRLTKKDPFFFYQANWSGTPVTYIVGRRYTNRAYAVADVKVYSNAESVRLSVNDKDVATMTPAQCPLKTCVFGNVALQPGANRVVARGTHGRVVVTDRVEWTLVNANDVNIAAGQLTTGFTSSAGALYGSDNFFRGGTGHMIATAGLRAPSDATPVRGVADAKDAGLYAAYRSGTFRYDIPLANGSYRVTLGFLEPGKATTAGGRVFSVEANGERRIANLDILGEAGAYRTAVTRSFTVTVTHGRLELVFVPTAGEAVVSNITIGKE; this is encoded by the coding sequence GTGAATCGATCTGTTCCGTGGTGCACGGCGTGTCTGCTTCTGTGTCTGGCCGGCGCCGGTCAGGCGGTCGCTGCGAGCGGCGATGGGAGCAAGGGCCTCCAGTCACCGACCAACGACCGGGTCATCAGCACGGCCGAGGTGCGCATGACCGTCGCTCTCGCGCGCGGCTGGCGATTCCTCCGGGACGACTCCCTGACCGAGGACGCGGCGCTGGTCGCCACGGGTGCCAGTTGGCAGGAGGTCAGCCTGCCCCACACCTGGAATGCGATCGACGCCGCAAGCACCACGGCGACCACACCCTACAAGCGGGGACCTGGCTGGTATCGACTCGCGTTCAAGGGGCCCCTACGCGGCGTTCGCCACTGGCTCCAATTCGACGGGGCGAGCATCGTGGCCGACGTGTGGCTGAACGGAAAGAAACTCGGCCAGCACAAGGGAGCGTTCACCGCATTCCGTTTCGATGTGACCAACATGCTGCGCGCCGGCGAAAACGCGCTGCTCGTCAGAACCGACAACAGCGCACCGAAGACGGACATGGACCCGACCGCGATTGCCCCGCTTGGGGGCGATTTCAACATGTCGGGCGGACTGTACCGGGATGTCTCTCTCGTGTCCACGATCGGCGATGCCCATCTCGGGCTCGATGACTTCGCAAGCTCCGGCGTCTTCGGACGCACGGCGTCTGTCACCAGCGGCATTGCCACCGTCAATGTTCGCGCCAGGTTGACGAACGACTCCAATCGGGACGGCGCCTACGTCGTTCGCGCCGCGCTGGTCGACGCCGGCGGCCGCCTCGCCGGACTGGCGCAGAAGGGCGTGTCGATCGATGCCGGGACCAACTCGGATGTTGCGCAGGACATCGTCGTGCCGCACGCCCGTCTGTGGCAGGGGATCTCGGACCCTTACCTCTACAAACTCGTCGTCGAACTCGCGGACGGGGGCGGCGCGGTGATGGACAGGGTGGTGCAGGATTTCGGCATCCGTCAGATGTCATTCGACCCGAACGACGGCTTCTTCCTGAACGGTACGTCCACACCGCTGCACGGCGTCGCCATGCACCAGGACCATGTCGGAAAAGGCTGGGCGATCTCGGAGCGTGACACCGACGCATCCCTGGCGCTCATCAAGGAACTGGGCGCCAACACCGTTCGCCTGGCTCACTACCCCCACAGCCAGTACACCCTCCGGCAGGCGGACAAGCTGGGCCTGGTGGTGTGGGCCGAGGTACCCTTCGTCAATGGCAGCACGTTGGGCTGCTCCACCGCCGACGCGACCAGTGCGTTCATGGGCAACCTGAAGCAACAACTCCAGGAACTGATCCGCCAGCAGTACAACCACGCATCGATCGCTGTCTGGTCCATCGGCAACGAGACGACGATGAGCCAGACGATGGGCTGCGGCGGGAAAACCGGCAAGGACAACGTCACGCCGGTGTTGCGCGAACTGCAGGCGGTGGCGCGGGCCGAAGACAGCAGCCGCGCAACGACGATGGCAGACCTCAACGAAGGCATGTTGAACCTTGGCGGCTTCATTCCGGTTGGGGGCATTTCCGATACATGGGCGTTGAACCGGTACTTCATGTGGTACTACGGGGCGTCCGCCGACGAGCTCGGCCGGAACCTGGACGAACTGCACGCCAAGTACCCCCGCCAGCCGATCGGCGTCAGCGAGTACGGCGCCGGCGCCGCGCTGTCCGACCACACCGACAACCCGCTGGGCGGCCCGGTGGGCAGCTTCAACATGGGCGTGCCGCGGGTCTATCAGCCCGAGGAATACGCCGCCTACGTGCACGAGCAGAACTACGGCGTGCTCGCCAGCCGGAAATACGTGTGGGGGACCTACCTCTGGAACATGTTCGACTTCGGTTCCGGCATCCGCAACGAAGGTGATCTTCGCGGGGTCAACACGAAGGGGCTCGTGACGTTCGATCGCCTGACGAAGAAGGACCCGTTCTTCTTCTACCAGGCCAACTGGAGCGGGACCCCGGTCACCTACATCGTCGGCCGCCGCTACACCAATCGCGCGTATGCGGTCGCCGACGTCAAGGTCTATTCCAACGCCGAGTCCGTCCGGCTGTCGGTGAACGACAAGGACGTTGCGACGATGACGCCGGCTCAGTGCCCGCTGAAGACGTGCGTCTTCGGGAACGTGGCGCTCCAGCCGGGAGCCAATCGCGTCGTGGCCCGGGGAACGCACGGCCGGGTCGTCGTCACCGATCGGGTGGAATGGACGCTGGTCAACGCGAACGATGTGAACATCGCCGCAGGCCAGTTGACCACCGGCTTCACGTCCTCGGCGGGTGCGCTCTACGGCTCGGACAACTTCTTCAGGGGCGGCACGGGCCACATGATCGCCACGGCGGGCCTTCGCGCCCCGTCCGACGCGACACCGGTTCGCGGCGTGGCAGACGCGAAAGACGCGGGGCTGTATGCCGCCTACCGCAGCGGAACGTTCCGCTACGACATCCCCCTGGCAAACGGCAGTTACCGCGTGACGCTCGGCTTCCTCGAGCCGGGCAAGGCCACGACAGCCGGCGGCCGGGTCTTCAGCGTGGAGGCCAACGGCGAGCGGCGGATCGCCAACCTGGACATTCTGGGCGAGGCGGGCGCGTATCGAACGGCGGTGACCCGGAGCTTCACGGTCACCGTCACCCACGGCCGGCTCGAACTGGTCTTCGTGCCGACCGCCGGCGAAGCGGTCGTGTCGAACATCACGATCGGGAAGGAGTGA
- a CDS encoding AMP-binding protein, with translation MSLVEQFVQTAKAHESRLAVIDRATGQRVTYRDTLIRALILSGKFKQYKPGMIGVMVPTSGGAIYTVLAALMSGRTPVMINYSTGAAQNCQMAQQRLAFRTIITSRALLEKIKCPTVDGMVFIEDLAAGVSTFNKLGAFLRASMSAERICRGIHAGSDDEQAVVLFTSGSEQDPKAVPLTHRNIRANVEGMHQVLEFGPKDTILGNLPLFHVFGLTVTLWLPLTNGLTVVTYPNPLEFRAICAAVREEGVTMMVGTPTFLAGYLQKSEPGDFATVRLLITGADKCPEALRQGYLERHGCVLLEGYGTTETSPVISVNTPGHNRPGTVGKALPNVEVRMEHYETGEVCAVNEIGKILVKGDSVMPGYFDDFEATTLHMRRGWYDTGDMGYMDEDGYLWHVGRLGRFLKIGGEMVSLVQVEDVLQRLVGDAAECAVVEVPDSVRGARIVAAVTSPVDEKAILGRIAERVARIAVPKQFVVLTFLPKMPSGKVDYRALTVMVRDIVQSGSQGRRRRGHEKESV, from the coding sequence GTGTCCCTCGTCGAACAGTTCGTCCAAACAGCGAAAGCCCACGAGAGCCGGCTGGCCGTGATCGACCGGGCGACCGGCCAGCGGGTGACCTACCGTGACACGCTAATCCGCGCGCTCATCCTGTCGGGCAAGTTCAAGCAGTACAAGCCGGGCATGATCGGCGTCATGGTCCCCACCTCGGGTGGCGCGATCTACACGGTCCTTGCCGCGCTGATGAGCGGCCGGACGCCGGTGATGATCAACTACTCCACCGGCGCGGCGCAGAATTGCCAGATGGCGCAGCAGCGGCTGGCCTTCCGCACGATCATCACGTCACGGGCGCTGCTCGAGAAGATCAAGTGCCCGACCGTCGACGGCATGGTGTTCATCGAGGATCTGGCCGCGGGCGTCTCCACGTTCAACAAGCTGGGCGCGTTCCTGCGCGCGTCGATGTCGGCGGAGCGGATCTGCCGCGGCATCCACGCCGGATCGGACGATGAACAGGCGGTGGTGCTCTTCACGAGCGGCAGCGAACAGGATCCGAAGGCGGTTCCGCTCACGCACCGGAACATCCGGGCCAACGTCGAGGGCATGCACCAGGTGCTCGAGTTCGGGCCGAAGGACACCATTCTTGGCAACCTGCCGCTCTTCCACGTGTTCGGCCTGACGGTGACGCTGTGGCTTCCGCTCACCAACGGCCTCACCGTGGTGACGTACCCGAACCCGCTGGAGTTCCGCGCGATCTGTGCGGCCGTCCGCGAAGAGGGCGTGACGATGATGGTCGGCACGCCGACGTTCCTGGCCGGCTACCTGCAGAAGTCCGAGCCCGGCGATTTTGCGACCGTCCGGCTGCTGATCACCGGCGCCGACAAGTGCCCGGAGGCGCTGCGCCAGGGATACCTCGAACGACACGGTTGCGTGCTGCTCGAAGGGTACGGCACCACCGAGACCAGCCCGGTCATCTCGGTGAACACCCCCGGGCACAATCGGCCCGGCACGGTCGGCAAGGCGCTGCCCAACGTCGAGGTGCGAATGGAGCACTACGAGACGGGGGAGGTCTGCGCGGTCAACGAGATCGGGAAGATTCTCGTCAAGGGCGACAGCGTCATGCCCGGCTACTTCGATGATTTCGAAGCGACCACGTTGCACATGCGGCGCGGCTGGTACGACACGGGCGACATGGGCTACATGGACGAGGACGGCTACCTGTGGCACGTGGGCCGTCTCGGGCGCTTCCTGAAGATCGGCGGCGAGATGGTGTCGCTCGTCCAGGTCGAGGACGTGCTGCAGCGCCTCGTCGGGGATGCAGCCGAATGCGCCGTGGTCGAGGTGCCCGACTCGGTGCGTGGCGCCCGCATCGTGGCGGCGGTCACATCGCCGGTGGATGAGAAGGCGATCCTCGGCCGGATCGCCGAGCGCGTCGCACGCATCGCCGTCCCCAAGCAGTTCGTCGTGCTGACCTTCCTCCCCAAGATGCCGAGCGGCAAGGTGGACTACCGCGCGCTCACGGTCATGGTGCGCGACATCGTCCAGTCCGGGTCCCAGGGCCGAAGACGCCGCGGCCACGAAAAAGAGTCGGTGTAG
- a CDS encoding M14 metallopeptidase family protein, which translates to MSKAAWTVRSILALGVVVLFNAAAQDAGASALRQAQTARATAAPARAVAAQVTSPDTFFGFQMGADRKIARWDKMVEYYRLLAKESQKIKVVDLGPSTEKNPFLLVIISSPANLARLERLRQVNLKLSDPRGIGEADARKLVGEGKAVICQSMSLHATEIGGTQMSPELAYDLLSRQDEETQRILDNVVFLMVPCFNPDGQIMVTDWYQKTLGTEYEGSAPPTLYQKYTGHDNNRDAFQTNMVESQYMAKILFTEWIPQAYIDHHHMGSYGARIYVPPYADPIRPDADPLIWREHSWYGAYIADKEEEANLSGILNMAQYSGWGHFGFHWITPFHNIAGMLTESASAKLATPMFIHPDQLEGGARNLPVYEAQTTFPNPWPGGWWRLRDIVERQKVSAWAALDLAARHKETVLWDAYLKAKRQTERGAAGKPAAFVIPAGQHDPLTAAKLVGKLLVQGVDMKVADKPFTASNGVAYAQGSYLVSMAQPKMGLIRYLLGRTFYPDNSYTRDRDGTPIRPYDMATDTMAEFMGVRADPLDAVPAGEFRKFDSVRSVGKVEKSTTGYVIDGRLNDSFKAVNLLLDKGVAVRRVDKTGDGLQPGDFLVAANAPAALLTSIGTDTGVDFAALKVDPKQGVHEVKRLRVGMYQRYWGGNADEGWTRFLLEQFSFPYTTLMDAEIKKGGLEAKYDVIILPEDSTQMITGEAAPAGAGGERRRGRPEESYPPEYRSGIGSEGVQALKAFVQKGGVLVTFGGASAFAIDKFSLPIRNVVANRPAKEFFCPGSTLHVHFDPANPLAYGMPAEGLVAFLGGSAAFEIAPNDFNERYETIGVYPESDLLQSGWLVGEKGLAKKATMVAARYGQGRVVLIGHRTQHRAQTHGTYKLLFNALMK; encoded by the coding sequence ATGAGCAAGGCCGCTTGGACGGTTCGATCGATCCTCGCCCTCGGTGTCGTCGTTCTCTTCAACGCAGCCGCCCAGGACGCCGGCGCGTCCGCGCTGCGACAGGCCCAGACGGCTCGAGCGACGGCGGCGCCTGCGCGCGCGGTGGCGGCGCAGGTGACGTCACCGGACACGTTCTTCGGGTTCCAGATGGGCGCCGACCGCAAGATTGCCCGCTGGGACAAGATGGTCGAGTACTACCGGCTGCTGGCGAAGGAGAGCCAGAAGATCAAGGTCGTGGACCTGGGGCCGTCCACGGAGAAGAACCCGTTCCTGCTCGTCATCATCTCTTCGCCCGCGAATCTCGCGAGGCTCGAGCGACTGCGCCAGGTGAACCTGAAGCTGAGCGACCCGCGCGGCATCGGAGAAGCAGACGCGAGGAAGCTCGTGGGCGAAGGCAAGGCGGTGATCTGCCAGTCGATGAGCCTGCACGCAACCGAGATCGGCGGGACACAGATGAGCCCTGAGCTGGCGTACGACCTGCTCTCGCGGCAGGACGAAGAGACGCAGCGCATCCTCGACAACGTCGTCTTCCTGATGGTCCCGTGCTTCAACCCGGACGGCCAGATCATGGTGACCGACTGGTACCAGAAGACGCTCGGAACCGAGTACGAGGGCTCCGCGCCGCCGACGCTCTATCAGAAGTACACGGGCCACGACAACAACCGCGACGCGTTCCAGACCAACATGGTCGAGTCGCAGTACATGGCGAAGATCCTGTTCACCGAGTGGATCCCGCAGGCGTACATCGACCATCACCACATGGGGAGCTACGGCGCGCGCATCTACGTGCCGCCGTACGCCGATCCGATTCGCCCGGACGCCGACCCGCTGATTTGGCGCGAGCACAGCTGGTACGGCGCCTACATCGCGGACAAGGAAGAGGAGGCCAATCTCTCGGGCATCCTCAACATGGCGCAGTACTCAGGGTGGGGACATTTCGGCTTCCACTGGATCACGCCGTTCCACAACATCGCGGGCATGCTGACCGAGTCGGCAAGTGCGAAGCTCGCCACGCCCATGTTCATCCACCCGGATCAACTCGAGGGCGGCGCGCGGAACCTGCCGGTGTACGAGGCGCAGACGACGTTTCCGAATCCCTGGCCGGGCGGCTGGTGGCGGCTGCGCGACATCGTGGAACGCCAGAAGGTGTCGGCGTGGGCGGCGCTCGATCTCGCGGCGCGCCACAAGGAGACCGTGCTCTGGGACGCCTACCTGAAGGCGAAGCGACAAACCGAGCGCGGCGCCGCGGGCAAACCGGCGGCGTTCGTCATCCCGGCCGGCCAGCACGACCCGCTCACCGCGGCCAAGCTGGTCGGCAAGCTGCTCGTGCAGGGCGTGGACATGAAGGTGGCGGACAAGCCCTTCACGGCCTCGAACGGCGTCGCCTACGCTCAGGGTTCGTACCTCGTCTCGATGGCGCAGCCGAAGATGGGGCTGATCCGGTACCTCTTGGGCCGCACGTTCTACCCGGACAACTCCTACACGCGCGATCGCGACGGCACACCCATCCGTCCCTACGACATGGCCACCGACACCATGGCCGAGTTCATGGGCGTGCGCGCGGACCCGCTCGACGCGGTGCCGGCCGGAGAGTTCCGGAAGTTCGACTCCGTCCGCTCGGTCGGGAAGGTCGAGAAGAGCACGACCGGCTACGTCATCGACGGACGGCTGAACGACAGTTTCAAGGCCGTGAACCTGCTGCTCGACAAGGGCGTCGCGGTCAGGCGGGTGGACAAGACAGGCGACGGCCTGCAGCCCGGCGACTTCCTGGTGGCGGCCAATGCGCCGGCAGCCCTGCTCACGAGCATCGGCACCGACACCGGCGTTGATTTCGCGGCGTTGAAGGTCGATCCGAAGCAGGGCGTGCACGAGGTGAAGCGGCTCCGCGTCGGGATGTACCAGCGGTACTGGGGCGGGAACGCGGACGAGGGATGGACCCGGTTCCTCCTCGAGCAGTTCTCGTTCCCCTATACCACCCTGATGGACGCCGAGATCAAGAAGGGCGGACTCGAGGCGAAGTACGACGTCATCATCCTGCCCGAGGACTCGACGCAGATGATCACGGGCGAGGCGGCGCCAGCGGGGGCCGGCGGGGAGCGGCGCCGGGGCCGTCCGGAAGAGTCGTACCCGCCGGAATATCGCAGCGGTATCGGCAGCGAGGGCGTTCAGGCGCTGAAGGCGTTCGTTCAGAAGGGCGGCGTGCTCGTCACGTTTGGCGGGGCCAGCGCCTTCGCCATCGACAAGTTCAGCTTGCCGATCCGGAACGTGGTGGCCAACAGGCCGGCGAAGGAGTTCTTCTGCCCTGGCTCGACGCTGCACGTTCACTTCGATCCGGCCAACCCTCTCGCATACGGGATGCCGGCCGAAGGGCTCGTGGCGTTCCTGGGCGGCAGCGCCGCGTTCGAAATCGCGCCGAACGACTTCAACGAGCGCTACGAGACCATCGGTGTCTACCCTGAGAGCGACCTCCTGCAGAGCGGCTGGCTGGTCGGCGAGAAGGGCCTGGCGAAGAAGGCGACCATGGTGGCGGCCAGGTACGGCCAGGGCCGGGTGGTCCTGATCGGTCACCGGACCCAGCACCGCGCCCAAACGCACGGCACGTACAAGCTGTTGTTCAACGCCTTGATGAAGTAG